Proteins from a genomic interval of Crassostrea angulata isolate pt1a10 chromosome 7, ASM2561291v2, whole genome shotgun sequence:
- the LOC128191923 gene encoding haloacid dehalogenase-like hydrolase domain-containing protein 2, which yields MYSIFIHNGINRHRHTTRLMEHKIKTILVDLSGTLHIENEEIPGSVEALKRLRNSKLNVKFVTNTTKESQRLLFERLRNLGFDIESREIFTSLTAAVKLIKQNSYRPLLMVDDRSLEDFKGIETKNANAVVVGLAPEKFQYNTLNQAFRLLMDGAPLIAIHKTRYYRTGSGLSLGPGPFVTGLEYAADCKAEVVGKPEKAFFLSAVEEFQCHPNECIMIGDDVKDDIHGAQGCGMLGILVQTGKYRPNDEDKIDPKPFLTVRNFSEAVDKIISTSS from the exons ATGTACAGCATCTTCATTCATAACGGTATAAATCGACATCGACATACTACACGTTTAATGGaacacaaaatcaaaacaatccTCGTAGACCTGAGTGGTACGCTTCATATTGAGAATGAAGAAATTCCAGGATCGGTGGAAGCTTTGAAAAG GTTGCggaattcaaaattaaatgttaaatttgttaCAAACACTACAAAAGAATCACAAAGACTTTTGTTTGAGAGGTTGAGGAATCTTGGATTTGATATTGAATCCAGGGAAATTTTCACCTCTTTAACTGCTGCTGTGAAATTGATCAAACAAAACTCTTACCGACCTCTCCTGATGGTTGATGACAGATCTCTGGAGGATTTCAAAG GAATTGAAACAAAGAATGCAAATGCAGTTGTTGTTGGACTTGCTCCAGAAAAGTTTCAGTACAACACCTTGAATCAAGCATTTAG ACTTTTGATGGATGGGGCCCCTCTTATAGCCATACACAAAACCAGGTACTACAGAACAGGTTCTGGGTTATCCTTAGGTCCAG GACCATTTGTTACTGGACTAGAATATGCAGCAGATTGTAAGGCTGAAGTAGTAGGAAAACCAGAGAAAGCATTTTTCCTGTCTGCTGTTGAAGAGTTCCAGTGTCATCCAAATGAATGCATTATGATTGGAGAT GATGTGAAAGATGACATCCATGGAGCACAGGGCTGTGGAATGCTGGGTATCCTTGTACAGACTG gaAAATACAGACCCAATGATGAAGACAAAATTGATCCAAAGCCATTTTTGACTGTCAGAAACTTTTCAGAGGcagttgataaaattatatccaCTTCGTCATGA
- the LOC128191922 gene encoding vacuolar protein sorting-associated protein 26C-like, translating to MATLDIKLKKANKVYREGELVKGAICVDAGKSEIAHQGITLVMEGSVNLQLSAKSVGLFEAFYSSLKPLQLINYSLDIAKPGKLPSGRTEIPFEIPLKAKGYKELYETYHGVFVNIQYSLKVDMKRPLLAKDLQKTCEFIVEYSDKDKAEKAKPKPVQFTISPETLTNVKEKQNVPKFKVKGKLESAVLCITKPLKGELMVEQCDTQIKSIEIQLVRVETCGCAEGYAKDATEIQNIQIADGDVCRGISIPIFMIFPRLFTCPTLSTNNFKVDFEINIVIVFQDNHLVTENFPIKLTRF from the exons ATGGCGACGCTAGACATCAAATTGAAAAAGGCAAATAAAGTTTACAGAGAAGGG GAACTAGTGAAGGGGGCAATATGTGTTGATGCAGGAAAAAGTGAGATAGCACATCAAGGCATCACCTTGGTGATGGAGGGATCAGTAAACTTGCAGCTCAGTGCCAAGAGTGTAGGACTCTTTGAGGCATTCTACAGTTCACTGAAg CCTCTTCAGCTGATAAATTATTCCTTGGATATAGCTAAGCCTGGAAAACTTCCTAGTGGTAGAACCGAAATTCCCTTTGAAATTCCATTAAAAGCAAAGGGTTACAAGGAACTATATGAAACTTACCATGGAGTGTTTGTAAACATACAG TACTCGCTGAAAGTTGATATGAAGAGGCCCCTACTTGCAAAGGATCTACAGAAAACCTGTGAATTTATTGTAGAATATTCGGACAAG GATAAAGCAGAGAAGGCAAAACCCAAGCCTGTTCAGTTTACCATATCCCCCGAGACGTTAACAAATGTAAAAGAA AAGCAGAACGTGCCAAAGTTCAAAGTCAAGGGGAAATTGGAGTCAGCTGTTTTATGCATCACGAAACCACTCAAAGGGGAG CTGATGGTAGAGCAGTGTGACACACAGATCAAGTCCATAGAGATTCAATTAGTGCGGGTAGAAACATGTGGATGTGCTGAGGGATATGCTAAAGACG CCACAGAGATACAGAACATACAGATAGCTGATGGTGATGTGTGCAGGGGAATCTCTATACCCATCTTCATGATCTTCCCTCGTCTCTTTACATGTCCGACACTTTCAACCAATAATTTCAAAGTTG ATTTTGAAATCAACATAGTAATTGTGTTTCAAGACAATCATTTGGTGACAGAAAACTTTCCTATCAAGCTGACAAGGTTTTAG